In Gopherus flavomarginatus isolate rGopFla2 chromosome 5, rGopFla2.mat.asm, whole genome shotgun sequence, one DNA window encodes the following:
- the C5H15orf62 gene encoding uncharacterized protein C15orf62 homolog, mitochondrial — translation MDTWRRGSIKSTTFFKRLSFRRHKKLGNQVIILNQNSQTLENNEQYKREPLRDLKDKSEYLLCKSEQNLAQAQAPPKPPRLYLDSSSCPNIIDHTESHSTAISFSSVSPQYHKATQTHGTNSYTVQATDCGTSETGSDLFLSFKVDLGLSLLEDVLQTLRKQNPRDYAA, via the coding sequence ATGGATACTTGGCGGAGAGGATCCATTAAATCCACAACGTTCTTCAAGCGTCTTTCGTTCAGGAGGCATAAAAAGCTGGGTAATCAAGTCATTATTTTGAATCAGAACAGCCAGACACTTGAGAACAATGAACAGTACAAGAGGGAACCACTAAGAGACCTGAAGGATAAATCAGAGTACCTGTTATGTAAGAGTGAGCAAAATCTAGCTCAGGCACAGGCACCTCCTAAGCCACCCCGGCTGTATCTGGACAGTTCCAGCTGCCCCAACATAATTGACCACACGGAGTCTCACTCGACAGCCATCTCCTTTTCCAGTGTCTCCCCTCAGTACCATAAGGCGACGCAAACACACGGGACTAACTCCTACACAGTCCAGGCTACAGACTGTGGGACCTCTGAAACAGGCTCTGATCTCTTCCTTTCCTTCAAAGTGGACTTGGGGCTATCACTCCTTGAGGATGTTCTGCAGACTCTCAGGAAACAGAATCCAAGAGATTACGCAGCTTGA